A segment of the Solanum lycopersicum chromosome 9, SLM_r2.1 genome:
AATCAACCTTTGACGAAAATATCACAACTGACAACATTAAGTTTTGACTAAATATGACAATTGACAAACATTAATAACATTTTCAAGAGCCATCAAATGAATGGGTTGCATTCACAGGAAAATTTGCTGCATAAACAAGGTAGAAAACATTATATACTCACCTATGCTAGAATTGCGACTACTTTTTGGCTTAGCAAAAGTCACTTCCGTGAAAAATAGTTTTAGCTGCAGTATGAAAGTAAAAAATCAGCAAATTCACCAATCAAACAAATGCAAGAATGTAGAACATCTGACAGAAGAAAACATTAAATTGAGGTCTCCTCTGAAGATTAAACAAGATTTTGACCTACTTAAGAAACTAAATCCAGAAATAATGAGTAGACGTGCAACTAACTTGACAGTAAAGGAGACTTGTGTCTTTTCCTCGAAAAATTTTTGCTATGAACTTTCCACCTTCTTTTAGTATGTGAGTGACTATGGTTAGGCCCTGCAAGTTCAACCGCACATGTGACAACAGAGATATCTCCAAACAGAAACTGTAACAACTTGGTAGAtttattagagaaaatctctttAAGCACATGTAACTGATCGTTCaaggaaaaactaaaaaatataagcAGGATacccaaatagaaaaaaaaacaagcaaGATGACAAGaaacaattattttcttcttacgGTAATCCATATATCCAACATATTAGGAATAGAGAAATAACATCACCAGATAGAAGAATACTTCGTTTTTTTTCTCCAAAGAAAAGCGGGTTTCACGGTGGAGATCACCATAAAGGCATTTCTTCCAGAAATACAGCCATTAACTCCTAAATGAGCTTTCAAGTATTCCTAGACAACACTTTGCATCATCTAAATTTGGCACGACACTGATATTTTAACAGATGCAGGCATGCAACACGGCATGAAAACTACAGATCAATGAGTGTGCCTTCCCATGTTATTACGACATCactacatacatatacatataggtGAATACTCAATCAATTCCAACCATTTCTTTAAGAAACTAACCGCCAATATCAGTTGGGATTGAACAAATTCATCCATgtcatgaagtcccgttactgCAACATAAGAACACAAGCACGGATTAGTTTCATCAAATACAGCTAATACCAACGTAATGTATCAGGGTAGTTGAGTTTCTCACCATCAGGTGCACCATCACAGACAACAAGGTCAGCTTTGCATCCATCAAAATGTCTAATAACCTGTTAAATTTTTGACAATGATGTTGAAAAACTGTTAACCACAATTATGAGAGGAAATAACATCGTACCAGTATCTTCTTGTATACTCCTTGAAATATGAGAAGAATAAATAAGTGAACATGTACAAAGAAAGATAATAGAACAAACTAGCACATTAAGATATCTTACAGCATATTGAGTAGCATTATGAGGTTTTTTTGAGCATATTGCAGAAACCATCCTTTCATTAGCTATAAGCCATGGCTCATGCCTTGTGttataatagaaaaattgaaCTAAATGTTTTCATTTGCTACAAGTCATGGTTCATGCCTTGTGTTATAATAGTAATTTGTCTACGGGTCCAGCCAATACCAAAACAGATCAAGGCGCAAGGAGATGTTGGACCTGCTGTAACTAAGATCTATAAAATGTAGGAAGAAGGGTGAAAATAAGTTAGAGCGAGTAATTTTTCTTGCTGTAATTAATTATTGCTATGTAATGTATTTTTAGCAGTTACATAGAAGTTAAGATGGTTATTAGAGGAAGACAGGCAGTTTATTTGTAAATTGTTCTATTTGTTGGTGGAAATATATAACAGTGTAGTGTGGTGTTATCTTAGTGTCTGTCCGGATATTTACAGCATAAGGTTGTAGAGTTTTTGGGTTCTTAACGGCAGACAAAACCAAGTAGAATTTCACATCCAATTCTAAATCACACGAGAATTATCAATGATATAGTTGGACACCATAGCCACATTCTTTCCAAATTTTAACCTCAGTTTTCTCTGAGCATTGTGTCTAATAGTAAAATGGAAACGGACAATGTCCTCAAAATTGCAGATATAAAGTGCAAGATGCTTTCACTCACTCTATTAATCATGTCCTGAAACATCAACCAGAGTTCATAACTCATCTCATCTGTGCTGAAATCGGGAATTTAGATTTCATTAAACCCACTTATCCTgatttacaagaaaaaatacTCGCTCTAACTTCTGAAACACCAAAGGTAACAAATACCCTTTCCACCGTGCCAAAAACTCATGCACCACCTGATGGAAGGGTGTCCAGACCTCAATTTGCGCATCCGAGGCAAACGATGTCCCGATCCCACAGGAATTCTGATGGTAACCCATGAATATATTTCACCCAAAAGCAAATATATGCAGGCAGTAGCAGGTTCCCAAATTGACCTTGAACGCAAAAGATAATCAGCGAAGGCTGAAACCACAAAGGCATGCCGGCAATCATACTCGAAGTGGAGGACTACTATGGTataattgttaggtagtggagcctgattaatatatataactgtttACGCGGTTTAACCTCCGCGGTGAGGTTGCTAGGGGGTTATGGGGGGCGGGAGCCCCCCATTTGAAGGCGGGGTTCGGGGCAGCGCCCTGACctaaattttaggctttcctatttattctctatttattctctgtaaccaaaaatactcggatttattaatataaatatacctcaccgccgtggaagtttactcacggggtgttaccacgaaatattgggttttctctttctctctctatctctcatctcttttctcttgaaagttcttgtgttcttcattcatctagtgtgtgtgcgtgaattcgatcctaacaattATGGCCAGTGCAAATATACTATCAATGGAAGATTTCGAAACATGCAACCCCAAATTCAGACGATTTGAGCTTCTGTCAAAGAAGCTATTCCTATTAAGGGATCGATCAAAAATAGGGGTCTACAGaaacaaaaatatgtttattgaTGTCTATAATGAAGAGATTTCAGAGTGGTATACTTCAAACATGTTATTAAGATTAAAGGTACGCCTACGTGGCTAAGCTGATGGACGCCGGATTTCACTCTAGAGGAAGACAGTCTTCTAACTACGGTATGGGTACTCTTACTAAAACTCCCCTTTCATCTCCATACATGGCACTTTCTTAAACAAATAACGAGTCCAGTTCGAGTATCTATGGATACGGATGTGGCCACTAAAACAAGAACAAGGCCAAGCATGGAGAAAGTGCAGGTTGAAATCAATTCGACATAGCCAAGACTTTCTCATGTTTTTGTTGGACAGAAATTCTACCAATCACTGCAAGGTTTTGAAGAAAAAGTTGAGTAGAAGGAGTCCCCAAATATTGTTCTTATTGTAGATTACAAGGATAATCTGTCAACCAGCGTAGGAGCTGTGGGGACAACGAAGAAGCAACTGAGGGAACACAAATAAGGCATGGAAACTCATAATTAGACAAATGTTACTAAGCAACACAAAGCTCCAAAAGAAATCAGATCGTGACTGCACCATAGGAAGAAGGATAAGCATCCTGTGCAAGAGCTGAATCAGAAGAGAAATTCAACACAACAAGAACACAAAAAATTGTTTCAAAAAGGGGGGAAAGGGGCCCCTGCTAAACAGGCTTACAAACCGATGGACAATTTTTGGTATTGATAAATCATTGCCTGATAATGTTGTGAAAAAGCCAGTACACCAAAGCTACAAACAATGGTGAACAAAGCATACAACAGGTGAAGGCTAATACAGGGGAGTAAAACAGGACTCTGACCACCAATATTGCTTTTAGCAGCACAAAACATTAATATGCCTGACAACTCCAACCAAAGAACCTTGAATCCAAATGATAGCAGAACTGTAATATCAATAGAGGACCCCAAAGCTCTTCAGATTTTTCTTTTCCAGGatgaggaaaaaaaatgaagatggCAGGCAATGGGtgacaataaaaaaaagaaaaaagcaaCTCCTAAGCAGGCATGAATGACATAAAAAAAACACTATTAAGGAGACCAAAGTCCAAAACGCCTTTGAAGCTCTCAGAAAGGAAGATGACTATAATGACAGAGAACACATTGATGACACTCACAACACCAAAGAACCCCCTAATGAATGGGCAGATCAGCTAGCCCAGAAGAAAAGGAAACACCACGGGGTTTTACAGAGGAAGAGTCCACAAATGAAGAGACTGAGAACTAATGTCAAGCATTTGGGGGTATAAGAATAGATAATGACACAAATCAGGAGCACAATGAGGCTACTGTCATTAAAAAGGATTTACCAATCAGGAAGCAagcaaaatatcaaaaatgcaGGAAGAATAAGAGAATCTCCTACAACTAGGGccaaaagaaaaactcacaAATGCACATTGGGATGTTTTTGCTCACACTCAGACTCTGGAGGAGAAAGTGAATCAATATAAAGCTAATTATATTCCAATGTGCATTTGTGAGTTACACACCAACCATCGCAATCGAAATTTCTATAATAAAGAAATGGAATAGCATACGAATCCATACCACTTCAGCTGTTTTAGCATTTGTTATATCACCCTGTACTTGAATAACACCTTCAATTGGAGCCATAGGCTGTAAGTCAATAGCCACGATAAGTGGTAGATCATCATCCCTGAAAATCGCATGAATAAGAAAGATGTGACATGGCTAGGAAAACAGAAATGATAAACGTGGAAGCAATTGGACTTATACAATTTTAGTGTTGATTGACCAGTGTTCTTAAAACTTCATCTGCCACAAACATATTATAGCTACAGAAGCAACCCTCTAAGGTAGGAAACTTTGCAACAACTTAGTTCAACCACCATCAGAAAAAAAGTTTGATAACATGgagagatgaaaaaaaaatccattcAATGTGAGGCAAGGTCTATGTGATTGATGCAGCAAGCTAAAGCTTTGGTTCATGACTAACTgttcttttatattattaccTATTGAATATGGTGGCATGATAACTTATAGCATTGCACATCGTCCGCAATGATGCAGACTGGTGTGGTATTAAAAAATGGATGCAGCTTTTTggttctttatttattatcgTTACTACTTAAGATGAATAATGTTGCCCACTCTCATTCCAAGAGatcaaaagataaaattagaACGAAATAAGACAAAGGGAAAACAATTCACAAAGGCATCAACTACAGAAGAAGGCCTCAATCACTAGATCAGAAATAAAACTTTAGAATATCATTATAATGGGCCTCTTTCACTTTCTTGTAGCTAGAAAACACAAGAGTTACAAGCAATTGCCATACTACAAAAggaaagtacacatacttggtACCCGGTGACAGCTTTGCTGGGAGATATAACTTCCGGCTTAAAACCTATAAAGAAGAAAACCATCAAGGGACTTCGAAATGGAGATCACAACAAGGAGAAAGACATTTAGAGcattaataatatttctttgctttttcatgtatttctttttgaaaagtaatgGATAGTAATGGTTCTATCAGAAACAAGCCAATCGGTGGTGCATCCCAAAACATCATGCCAAATCTAACAGCACATGCATCCTTCTTAAATGAGTGCCGCTAAATATCAGAAAATGGAAAGTCTTTCCTATTATTTCCCTAGTAAGGTTCAAGATCACACTCTAAGACACAGTACTTTCTGGGCTAAATTTAGACTGCCTCACTCTTTTTATTGCTTAAGATACTTCCCGTTCTTATGTTCTGTGTAGGTCTGATCCAATAGAGCTAAACGTAAGCACAAGGGAAAAACTACCAACTttagaagctaaatcatacaacaaaaaatcaaaagaaatagttctttgAAATAGGATGGGCATAATAGTGATAACATTAtttaaagagagagagagagagagaaacctCACTATGACAACACATCCAATGGCATCACAAGTATAAATATGTAGATGTGCAGAACTATGGTGAGAATCCTATCCTACCTCCAAAATTTGTATCACACTCTCATAATGAGTATAAACTATAGCAATCCTTTCAAATAATCATGAGTAAGCACAAGACTAAAAATATCAGCATGTTATTCTGAGATAATTCAATAAAATCAGAAAGCCAAATCTTTATAGCGAGTGTTTATTTTGGTTAGAAAGCTATATAAGACATGGAAACAACAATAGTCTAGATCCAATTGTAAGCACCTGACTCCAGCTGCCTGGAGCAGCACATAAATCCACAACGCGCTTCGCACCTACATATGGAAAGGGTTATCAATAAAAACAAGCAATTCTGACCAAAAAAGCAATGAAAAATGGAATTTGTGAACTCCTAATGTGCAGCACTTTGCTGAAAGAGAGTTCATAGCATATATATACTCATTCAACTTACAATTATTTCAAGCTCTAACCAAACATATTTCAACTTGATATCTTGTTCTCTGTAGTCCAAACAACATATTGTTTCAGCATTCAGGGATGTAGTTTGTCCACAACTTTGTTAATTTCCATTAAGAGACTAAACCCTACATCAGGAACTGCACTgtaatgaactaatgaagagCTACCACTTTTCCAGACCTTCAAAGAGACCTTAACAGTAAAACATCCCTTTGATAGCAAagccatttttttttcttggtaaAGATAAAATGCAGCAATTTTTATAAGATGCTTTCTGTGGAGACATTACGGGCTATACATGTTTATAATATTAATCTCTTTCCATACGTAGGGAATCCAAAAACTAGGAAATTTCTAGCTAGATATTAAGAAAGAGAGAACCTTCAAAGATATTAAACTCCTCATCTATCTGAAGGAGCTTGAAGGCACTTCGGGCACGCCACCCTTCTTCCTTTGCTTTCCGGTAGTAAATATCCTAcaaaagattgaaactttattAAAGGAAGAAGCACTTGGTTATACAAAAACTGCATAAAGTACATACCCTCTTATCCCTAGATGCTTTTCCCATCAGATTAAGTCCAAATTCCTTCAATATGAATGGAATAATTGAATGGGGTTGCAAATTATGCCTGCAGAATACCAactttgaattaaaattaagtCATTTGTAACCTTTAAGAACATTAATGTGATACTGTCAAGTTCTTGAGGTCATTATCAACCAACAATACTCTTTTTCCTGATACCCATAActctaaatatatgaaatatgagtGATTTTAATACCTGAAGGTCTCTTAGGAATTTCGTCGAACAGTTTATGTGCAAACGCTGGGTTAAGTCAAGAAATAAATCACATTCTTTCGCTCAAACAGAAGAAGACAAAGGCTGTGAGAAGCCTAGGGCAGTGAGGACATTTACGTAATTTTCTTTGGCGGCTAATACTCCCAtcttttttgtcaattttttgtATCCCATCTTTGTTATTCCTATTGTCTGCGGTTatcgaaaattaatttaattaaatttttaaaagtaaattagattacataattttgagttttgacattttaaataaaaaaattaaatattttaaaattatataaaaggtattataaatcacaatctttttgcatattaatatgatgaaaaaatacatcttaaaatgttagtcaaattttttaaatttcaactctaaaaataaaaactatgacAAATAATACTGAATGGAGAAAGTATATTAGAATTGCTATTCTTTGTCtatagaattaaaataaaggaCAATTTAGTAATTGTACCTATACAATAATGTATAAGCTAAAGCTACGCTTACATTCCACTGTTCGAAGGAAGCTATCTGTTTTGTctcttttctttccttctttgatAAATTAGTTGTTTTCTTGTGATGTTCTCATTCTAGACAAATTCTGTTTGTAACAGtgatcatattttattaaaatttaaattcgaaAATATTATACACTATATAACTGCTTTTAGATTCactaacttttttcttttttcaattctctacttatcataataattatttaatggtATGATAATGtaatgatatgaatattatTGCATTGTCGTAAGAGCACTAAGCtcatatagtataaatgtgAAATTGGACCATAAGTTCATTAAGATGTAGctgttaggatcgaatccacGCACatacactagatgaat
Coding sequences within it:
- the LOC101251806 gene encoding tRNA (cytidine(32)/guanosine(34)-2'-O)-methyltransferase; translated protein: MGKASRDKRDIYYRKAKEEGWRARSAFKLLQIDEEFNIFEGAKRVVDLCAAPGSWSQVLSRKLYLPAKLSPGTKDDDLPLIVAIDLQPMAPIEGVIQVQGDITNAKTAEVVIRHFDGCKADLVVCDGAPDVTGLHDMDEFVQSQLILAGLTIVTHILKEGGKFIAKIFRGKDTSLLYCQLKLFFTEVTFAKPKSSRNSSIEAFAVCENYSPPEGFNEKDLYRLLEQVGSPSGAEDLDCSSGWLEGRNKVYIPFLACGDLSGYDSDRSYPLPKSADGTYQCLDPVQPPIAPPYKRALEMKKASSQGIHNLDKLSLDP